The genome window AGGGCCGTCTCGTAGGCCTCCTTCGCCCTCTCCAGCGGGAACTCATGTGTCACGAGGCACTGCCGCTCGACCCTTTTGTCAGCGATGAGCGCAAGCGCCTCGCGGAACTCGTCGAGCGTCCATGCCCACGAGCCGATAATCGACGCCCCTTTGCGCACGAGCAGTGCGGACTGGATTTCGACCGGCCGCTCCGGCACGGCGACGACGATCACCTTCCCGTTCTCCTTAACCAGCCGCAGCCCTTCTTGCAGGCTCGACCCTTCCTGGCCGATGGCGGCCCCCGCGCAATCGAACACGACGTCGACGTTTGCGGCCGGCTCGGCTGTCTCCGTCCAGCCGATGGGCACGGAGCCCGTGAGATCGATGACCCGCGCGTAGGCGTCCTCCCTGGCGGCGTTGATGACCACTTCCGCGCCCAGCTCCTTCGCCATCTCCAGCCGCCTGTCTGACAGGTCGACAGCGATGATCGTGCCCGGCGCTTTCGCCTTCAACACCTGGATCATGCCCAGGCCGATGATGCCGACGCCCAGCACGACGCACGTCTCGCCGCCGCCGACGTTCGCCAGGCCGACGGCGTGCACGGAGTTCGCCAGCGGCTCGACCGTCGCCGCCTCCTCGTAGCTCACGCTGTCGGGGAGACGGAACACGGCAGGGGTCACGAGCGCCGGTATGCGCACCAGCTCGGCGTTGCCCCCCATGAAGATGGACGTGACGCGATCGCCGACGCTTATCCCGGGCACCTCGCCGTTCACGTCCGCCACGTCGCCGCTGAACTCATGCCCGAGAATGCGGCCGGAGTCGATGGGGACGCCCAGCTCGGGAAAGAGACCGTGCTTGTAGGTATGGAGGTCGGAGCCGCAGATGCCGCAGGCGCGGACCCTAATAAGCACGTCGCCCGGCAGGAGAACGGGATCGGGGACGTCTTCCGTCCTCACGTCTCGCGGGCCGTGGAAGACCGCTGCTTTCACTTCTGCCCCACTTTCCGGCTTCAGTTCATCTGGGCGCCGCCGTCGACGTTTAGCGCCTGCCCGGTAATGTTTTTCGCATCGTCCGACGCCAGGAAGGCGACGGCCCGCCCGATGTCCTCAGGCGTTTGCTCTCTCTGCATCGCAATCGTCCCCGAGACCGCGAAGTCAAAGACCTGCTTCAGCTCCAGGTTCTCCAGGCCCGGCATCTCGTGCCGGATCTCGGCGGCGAGCTGCTCCCACATGCTCGTCCAGATGATCCCCGGACAGACGGCGTTCACGTTGACGCCGTAGGGCGCCATCTGCGCCGCCATCGACTGCGACAGGTTGATGACGCCCGCCTTCGTCGCCCGGTAGGGAATGAGGAACCAGGGGCCGCCGCCCTGTCTGCCGGCAATCGACGCCACGTTGATGATCTTTCCGTAACGTCGCTCTATCATTTGCGGCGATATCGCCCTGTACGTCAGGTAGTAGGCGCGGAGGTTCACTTTGTATACGTAGTCCCAGTCTTCGACCGTCTCCGGCTCCCCCGTCTGCCGTCCCGGACGGGAGCCGGCCCCCGCGTTGTTCACGAGGATGTCGAGCTTGCCGAACTCCTTCAACGCCCGCGCCATCATCTCGTCGATCTGTTCCGGCACGGAGACGTCGACCTGCAGGGGGAAGCAGCGCGGCCCCAGTTTCGACGCCTCTTCGGCGACCGCGCGCGCCCGCTCGAGATCGATGTCCGCCACCGCGACAGCCGCCCCTTCTTCGGCGAGACAGAGCGTTATGCCCCGCCCGATGCCGCCCCCGCCGCCGGTCACCAGCGCCGTCTTGCCCTCCAGCTTCATCACGACACCTCCTGTCCGGAGAAGGCTTTGCCAAATCTTAGCACAGTACCTCTATAAAGCACTGCAACCGGAATCGTTGAACGATAGCGGCAGCGGCGTTGTATACTGCTTTTGCGCACCGGACAGCATGTCGATTCAGTCTCTCAGGAGGAACCGTGCCCGACCCCTTCGATCCCCTCACAATTGGACAGATGTCTATCCCCAATCGCTTCATGCGC of Dehalococcoidia bacterium contains these proteins:
- a CDS encoding zinc-binding dehydrogenase, with amino-acid sequence MKAAVFHGPRDVRTEDVPDPVLLPGDVLIRVRACGICGSDLHTYKHGLFPELGVPIDSGRILGHEFSGDVADVNGEVPGISVGDRVTSIFMGGNAELVRIPALVTPAVFRLPDSVSYEEAATVEPLANSVHAVGLANVGGGETCVVLGVGIIGLGMIQVLKAKAPGTIIAVDLSDRRLEMAKELGAEVVINAAREDAYARVIDLTGSVPIGWTETAEPAANVDVVFDCAGAAIGQEGSSLQEGLRLVKENGKVIVVAVPERPVEIQSALLVRKGASIIGSWAWTLDEFREALALIADKRVERQCLVTHEFPLERAKEAYETALSADECIKVVLKP
- a CDS encoding SDR family oxidoreductase produces the protein MKLEGKTALVTGGGGGIGRGITLCLAEEGAAVAVADIDLERARAVAEEASKLGPRCFPLQVDVSVPEQIDEMMARALKEFGKLDILVNNAGAGSRPGRQTGEPETVEDWDYVYKVNLRAYYLTYRAISPQMIERRYGKIINVASIAGRQGGGPWFLIPYRATKAGVINLSQSMAAQMAPYGVNVNAVCPGIIWTSMWEQLAAEIRHEMPGLENLELKQVFDFAVSGTIAMQREQTPEDIGRAVAFLASDDAKNITGQALNVDGGAQMN